The genome window CCACGTGATCATCCTTCGACTGGAGTTTCCACGACAGCTGAAAGCAGCCGAACGGCTTTAGCATTCTCCTGTTTTAATAATCCAAACTGAACTCAAACAAAGATCAGGTTTCATAAAATGGGTGATAAGAAGAGCCCCACAAGGTAACTGTTTATATCTGGTTTCAAAGAGGTACTGAAAACAACTAGTGGCGATTACTTGAGCGCACGACGACCAATGGATGAAGTAGTAGGCAAGCATTGTAGCGTTCATGGCGGACTGGCTTGTTTTATGTGGCCGCTGTGACAAACACAGGCTACTGTATTATCCTCAACAATCTGTGTGATTAATATCAGATTCACGTATTGTATTAAGCTTTCGAGAAAGCGTTTGGTTGACCTCCGTATTGTCACGTCTAAACCATTGCACTCTATGCGTTTGTTTTGTCTGAAGGCCGAAGCGGCAACCCAAGCCCTCCGCCGACGATGGATACTGGGACTGTAGTGTCTGTACATACAAGAACAGTGCAGAGGCGTTCAAGTGCATGATGTGCGATGTACGAAAAGGAACGTCAACCCGGTAATTGTGCAATTCTACCCTGTTTTGATTTGTAGAACTGCCAGCAAGCATTCTTGAACGGAATTCAAATAGCAGTTTCCAACACTCCACCTTTACTTATAATTAATTGATATGAttagttttccatgaaaacacTGGCTACATGCTCAATTATAAGGTTTTAAAAAGTTGTTGCTGTGAAACTTGAGTACCAGCATTTGGAATGGTGAGGCACTGTAAACGTCTGTACCAGAATTAATTCATatttatgtaggcctatatatcAAAAGTATTTACATTGGAGACTTGAATGTTGATTATGTTTTTAACATCACCTAAAATTCTTTGGGTCTCTTTAATTTTCTCTCAGGAAACCTCGCCCTGTTTCTCAATTGGTCGCACAGCAAGTTACTCAGCAGTTTGCATCACCAACACaacccaaaaaagaaaaaaaagaaaaatcggagaaagagaagagtgatAAGGAACCAACATTAA of Osmerus mordax isolate fOsmMor3 chromosome 4, fOsmMor3.pri, whole genome shotgun sequence contains these proteins:
- the LOC136942072 gene encoding YY1-associated factor 2; the protein is MGDKKSPTRPKRQPKPSADDGYWDCSVCTYKNSAEAFKCMMCDVRKGTSTRKPRPVSQLVAQQVTQQFASPTQPKKEKKEKSEKEKSDKEPTLKKSSNKKTRPRLKNVDRSSAQHLEVTVGDLTVIITDFKEKTKPTSTSSSAASADQHSQSGSSSDNTERGVSRSSSPRGEGSVNGEAH